Proteins encoded by one window of Zerene cesonia ecotype Mississippi chromosome 6, Zerene_cesonia_1.1, whole genome shotgun sequence:
- the LOC119840445 gene encoding proline-rich protein 4-like has product MRLLRSTFILAVAISLATAEEKAEKDSKAEPTKIEDNKKQDKRGLSDFYGDHGYGGGYGSYESHGSFGGDLGGYEGGLGHIGHEEHEKTITVVKNVPVPYPVEKHIPVPVEKHVPYPVKVPVPHPYPVYKTVHYPVKELIKVPEYIPKPYPVEKEVPVPVKVHVDRPVPVKVYEHVPYPVEKHVPVPVKVHVPHPYPVEKTVHFPVKVPVKVHVPYAVEKIVHYPVKVHVDRPVPVHVEKPVPVPVEKPVPYPVEKPVPYPVKVPVDNPVPVHVEKPVPYPVKVHVPAPYPVEKVVPYPVEKKVPIPVHVPVDRPVPVHVEKHVPYPVEKHVPYPVKIPVPIVHHEEHHGHHDGGYGGGSDGGFGGGIHDGGYGGSFHEGGYSGGLQEGGYGGHEGGFEGHEGQLGSYEGGHEYHH; this is encoded by the exons ATGAGGCTACTG AGGTCTACCTTCATCTTGGCCGTGGCTATTAGCCTGGCCACGGCAGAGGAAAAGGCGGAGAAGGATTCAAAGGCTGAACCGACCAAGATTGaagataacaaaaaacaagatAAAAGAGGATTATCTGATTTCTACGGCGACCACGGATATGGTGGTGGTTACGGAAGCTACGAAAGCCATGGAAGCTTTGGAGGCGATTTAGGCGGATACGAAGGAGGTTTGGGACACATCGGACATGAGGAACACGAGAAGACAATTACCGTCGTCAAGAATGTGCCCGTGCCTTACCCAGTCGAAAAACACATCCCAGTGCCAGTGGAGAAACACGTCCCTTATCCAGTCAAAGTGCCAGTGCCTCATCCATACCCAGTCTACAAGACTGTCCACTACCCGGTGAAGGAGCTCATCAAAGTACCTGAGTATATTCCTAAGCCATACCCCGTGGAGAAGGAAGTGCCTGTACCCGTAAAGGTGCACGTTGACAGACCTGTCCCCGTTAAAGTCTACGAGCACGTTCCGTACCCAGTGGAGAAACACGTACCTGTACCCGTGAAAGTGCACGTGCCTCACCCATACCCAGTAGAAAAAACCGTACACTTCCCAGTCAAGGTGCCAGTTAAGGTTCATGTACCTTACGCAGTTGAGAAGATCGTGCACTACCCAGTCAAAGTACACGTCGATCGTCCAGTGCCAGTCCATGTCGAGAAGCCCGTGCCAGTGCCAGTTGAGAAGCCAGTACCTTACCCCGTAGAAAAACCAGTGCCCTACCCAGTGAAAGTACCAGTTGACAACCCAGTGCCAGTACATGTTGAAAAGCCAGTCCCCTACCCAGTGAAGGTTCACGTTCCAGCACCGTACCCAGTAGAAAAAGTTGTTCCCTATCCAGTAGAGAAAAAAGTACCCATTCCAGTACATGTGCCCGTTGACAGGCCAGTGCCAGTTCATGTTGAGAAGCACGTGCCATACCCCGTTGAGAAACATGTTCCTTATCCAGTGAAGATTCCAGTACCGATTGTGCACCACGAGGAGCACCACGGCCACCACGATGGTGGTTACGGCGGTGGTAGCGACGGTGGATTCGGAGGTGGTATCCATGACGGCGGATATGGCGGTAGTTTCCATGAGGGAGGTTACAGCGGTGGTCTTCAGGAAGGAGGATATGGTGGTCACGAAGGAGGCTTCGAAGGCCACGAAGGCCAGCTGGGAAGTTACGAGGGTGGTCACGAATACCATCATTAA
- the LOC119840448 gene encoding uncharacterized protein LOC119840448, producing MKLFKNIITFTISLLYSVNCVSAIFCYDCNSAFDPRCGENFDHFSLGVVNCSLKDPLDHIPPVDSTFCRIIKMEIYGKVRIVRKCGYLKDEYKMNGCKKQTGTGELFVTYCSCNTDLCNSATGNSHEMALISIVVIFSIFTVVRNFI from the exons ATGAAACTGTTCAAAAATATCATTACTTTTACAATTTCCCTGTTATATAGTGTCAATTGTG TATCAGCAATATTCTGCTATGATTGCAACAGTGCCTTCGATCCCCGGTGTGGGGAAAATTTTGACCACTTCAGTTTGGGAGTCGTCAATTGCTCCCTTAAAGATCCCCTGGATCATATTCCCCCTGTTGATTCTACCTTTTGTCGGATCATAAAAATGGAAa TTTATGGTAAAGTCCGAATTGTACGAAAATGCGGATACCTTAAAGACGAATACAAGATGAACGGATGCAAAAAACAAACGGGCACGGGCGAGCTTTTCGTCACATATTGTTCATGCAATACAGATCTTTGCAACAGTGCTACGGGAAATAGCCACGAGATGGCGCTTATAtcaattgttgttatttttagcatttttaCTGTtgttagaaattttatataa